Proteins found in one Meiothermus sp. Pnk-1 genomic segment:
- a CDS encoding YceH family protein gives MELLNETEVRVLGVLIEKQLATPEYYPLTLNAVRLGANQKQGRNPVTNLSDAEVQEALDTLQIKRLTALVKEYGARAPKYRQLLEREFKLEPPALAVLAVLMLRGPQTVGELKARSESMHKFASIQEVEAVLGTLMNLAPHPLVTRLERQSGEREPRYAHLLAGTPSPVVRAEEKSELEARVEALEAEVRELRAMVTALKQALGA, from the coding sequence GTGGAACTGCTCAACGAGACCGAGGTGCGGGTGCTGGGAGTGCTCATCGAGAAGCAGCTCGCCACCCCCGAGTACTACCCCCTGACCCTCAACGCCGTTCGGCTGGGTGCCAACCAGAAGCAAGGTCGCAACCCCGTCACCAACCTCAGCGACGCCGAGGTACAGGAGGCCCTCGACACCCTCCAGATCAAGCGCCTGACCGCCTTGGTCAAGGAGTATGGCGCCCGCGCCCCCAAGTACCGCCAGCTGCTCGAGCGCGAGTTCAAGCTCGAGCCCCCCGCCCTGGCGGTGCTGGCGGTGCTGATGTTGCGCGGCCCCCAGACGGTGGGCGAGCTCAAGGCCCGCAGCGAGTCCATGCACAAGTTCGCCTCCATCCAGGAGGTCGAGGCGGTGCTGGGTACCCTGATGAACCTGGCCCCCCACCCCCTGGTGACACGCCTCGAGCGCCAGAGCGGCGAGCGCGAGCCCCGCTACGCCCACCTGCTGGCCGGGACCCCCTCCCCCGTGGTGCGGGCGGAGGAGAAGAGCGAGCTCGAAGCCAGGGTGGAGGCGCTCGAGGCCGAGGTGCGCGAGCTGCGGGCAATGGTGACAGCGCTGAAACAGGCTCTAGGGGCCTAA
- the paaD gene encoding 1,2-phenylacetyl-CoA epoxidase subunit PaaD produces MVRTPSADQVWQALAEVPDPEIPVLNVVEMGMVRDVQVEGGKAVVTMTPTFSGCPALHVIREGLERALRELGFAEVEVRTVLFPPWSTDCIAPEARAKLERYGIAPPRPAGELGLIELELEPVRCPRCGSLDTSVKNPFGPTLCKSLYVCNACREPFEGFKRV; encoded by the coding sequence ATGGTGAGAACCCCGAGCGCCGACCAAGTCTGGCAGGCCCTGGCAGAGGTGCCCGACCCCGAGATCCCCGTCCTCAATGTGGTGGAGATGGGGATGGTGCGGGACGTGCAGGTGGAGGGGGGGAAGGCGGTCGTGACCATGACGCCTACTTTCTCGGGCTGCCCGGCGCTGCACGTGATCCGGGAGGGCCTCGAGCGGGCCCTGCGCGAGCTGGGCTTTGCCGAAGTGGAGGTCAGGACCGTGCTCTTCCCGCCATGGTCCACCGACTGCATCGCCCCGGAAGCCAGGGCCAAGCTCGAGCGCTACGGCATCGCCCCGCCGCGCCCGGCGGGCGAGTTGGGGCTGATCGAGCTTGAGCTCGAGCCCGTGCGCTGCCCGCGCTGTGGCTCGCTCGACACCTCGGTGAAGAACCCCTTCGGCCCCACGCTGTGCAAGAGCCTCTACGTCTGCAACGCCTGCCGGGAGCCCTTCGAGGGCTTTAAGAGGGTTTGA
- a CDS encoding TraY domain-containing protein, producing MLAVRLPKEIEARLEALARKTGRSKSYYVRQAILEHLDDLEDYYLAVERLEQNLPGIPLDAVERRLGLQD from the coding sequence ATGCTTGCCGTCCGGCTGCCCAAGGAGATCGAGGCACGCCTCGAAGCGCTGGCCCGGAAGACGGGGCGCAGTAAGAGCTACTACGTGCGCCAGGCCATCCTGGAGCATCTGGACGACCTCGAGGACTATTACCTGGCCGTAGAGCGGCTCGAGCAGAACCTCCCCGGCATCCCCCTAGACGCAGTGGAGCGCCGCCTTGGGTTACAGGATTGA
- a CDS encoding Uma2 family endonuclease: MPRPEPVGKTTFEGYLELEARSSVRHEFVDGYLFAMAGGTDYHATISLNIATQVRAAARASGCFVYMENMLLQTPEGPTYYPDVFVTCEEGNDGSRYKRFPCFIVEVLSESTSDIDRGEKLHHYRKIPSLKAYILVSYDRKLVEVYRRLEDGTWRYETVEGSGALELPCLGLKLSLEEIYADAGLSPNRTGPDS; the protein is encoded by the coding sequence ATGCCCCGCCCCGAGCCCGTGGGAAAAACCACCTTCGAGGGGTATCTGGAACTCGAGGCCCGCTCTTCGGTACGGCACGAGTTCGTGGACGGTTACCTGTTTGCAATGGCGGGCGGTACGGATTACCACGCCACGATCAGCCTGAACATCGCCACCCAGGTTAGAGCGGCCGCTAGGGCTTCGGGTTGTTTTGTCTATATGGAGAACATGCTGCTGCAAACTCCGGAGGGCCCCACCTATTACCCCGACGTGTTCGTGACCTGCGAGGAGGGCAACGACGGCTCACGCTACAAACGCTTCCCTTGCTTCATCGTGGAGGTGCTGTCGGAAAGCACCTCAGACATTGACCGGGGGGAGAAGCTACACCATTACCGCAAAATCCCTAGCCTAAAAGCCTATATTCTCGTCTCGTACGACCGAAAGCTGGTGGAGGTATACCGGAGGCTCGAGGACGGCACCTGGCGCTATGAAACGGTGGAAGGAAGCGGAGCGCTCGAGCTGCCCTGCTTGGGCTTGAAGCTGAGCCTGGAAGAGATTTACGCCGACGCGGGCCTGAGTCCGAATCGCACGGGGCCGGATTCTTGA
- a CDS encoding class I fructose-bisphosphate aldolase, translating to MNETLQQRLQRVLPPQRKALIVPIDHGLSMGNLPGLERPRALLHSLRQAGVDGTLMSAGLAKRIGAERGEMSLTLTLDFQLWSTQPGVQAAIQAEIPVSTVRRAEALGAQAVKLLFPWGLPPQVIRENLVMIAQVAEEADRAGFPLMLEPLWMGSALDAEEHDRVIVHAARIAVELGADILKIPVVGEAALEQILAWEIPTVFLGGARQDNPEALYRRIAEGLRMGARGVVIGRNVWQRPDMAEAIAAIRASM from the coding sequence ATGAACGAGACTTTGCAACAACGGCTTCAGCGCGTCCTACCCCCCCAACGCAAAGCCCTCATCGTCCCCATCGACCACGGGCTGAGCATGGGCAACCTGCCGGGGCTCGAGCGCCCTCGAGCGCTGCTCCACTCCCTGCGCCAAGCCGGGGTGGACGGAACTTTGATGTCGGCAGGGCTGGCCAAGCGGATCGGGGCCGAGCGGGGGGAGATGAGCCTGACCCTGACCCTGGATTTCCAGCTTTGGAGCACCCAGCCCGGGGTGCAAGCGGCGATCCAAGCGGAGATCCCGGTGAGCACCGTGCGCCGGGCTGAAGCTCTGGGGGCTCAGGCGGTCAAGCTGTTGTTCCCTTGGGGGTTACCCCCCCAGGTGATCCGCGAGAACCTGGTCATGATCGCCCAAGTCGCCGAGGAGGCCGACCGTGCCGGTTTTCCCCTGATGCTCGAGCCCCTGTGGATGGGGTCTGCCCTGGACGCGGAGGAGCACGACCGGGTGATCGTCCACGCCGCGCGCATCGCCGTGGAACTAGGGGCCGACATCCTCAAGATCCCTGTGGTGGGAGAGGCCGCGCTCGAGCAGATTTTAGCTTGGGAGATCCCGACGGTGTTTTTGGGCGGGGCCAGGCAGGACAACCCCGAGGCCCTCTACCGCCGCATCGCCGAGGGGCTACGGATGGGGGCGCGGGGGGTGGTGATCGGGCGCAACGTCTGGCAGCGGCCCGATATGGCCGAGGCCATCGCGGCCATTCGGGCTTCGATGTGA
- the paaC gene encoding 1,2-phenylacetyl-CoA epoxidase subunit PaaC — MNEQVKQALIAKLTALADDELILAHRDSEWVGHGPILEEDIALANIAQDELGHATLWYGLRSALDGSDPDRLAFFRDATEFRNCELVELPKGDWAFTLLRQYLFDAYETLWLSAAKDSTYKPLAEVAAKVLREERFHLQHTRAWVERLGLGTEESNRRMQAALDAQWGYAQQLFVPLEGEALLVEGGIVPDLTELKGAWLSHTTQHLQNSGLKLPLQPGYQPASRQTHTEHLWSLLAEMQSTARWDSEAKVW, encoded by the coding sequence ATGAATGAGCAGGTAAAACAGGCCCTCATCGCCAAGCTCACCGCCCTGGCCGACGACGAGCTGATCCTGGCCCACCGGGATAGCGAGTGGGTGGGGCACGGGCCCATCCTCGAGGAGGACATCGCCCTGGCCAACATCGCCCAGGACGAGCTGGGGCACGCTACGCTGTGGTACGGCCTGCGCTCGGCCCTCGACGGCTCAGACCCCGACCGGCTGGCCTTCTTCCGCGACGCCACGGAGTTCCGCAACTGCGAGCTGGTGGAGCTGCCCAAGGGGGACTGGGCCTTCACCTTGCTCCGGCAGTACCTCTTTGACGCCTACGAGACGCTGTGGCTCTCGGCGGCCAAGGACAGCACCTACAAACCCCTGGCCGAGGTCGCCGCCAAGGTCTTGCGCGAGGAGCGCTTCCACCTGCAGCACACCCGGGCCTGGGTCGAGCGGCTGGGGCTGGGCACCGAGGAGTCGAACCGGCGCATGCAGGCGGCTTTGGACGCGCAGTGGGGCTATGCCCAGCAACTCTTCGTGCCCCTGGAGGGCGAGGCCCTTCTGGTGGAGGGGGGCATCGTGCCCGACCTCACCGAGCTCAAGGGGGCCTGGCTCTCTCACACCACCCAGCACCTCCAGAACTCGGGCCTAAAGCTCCCCCTGCAACCCGGCTACCAGCCCGCCTCGCGCCAGACGCACACCGAGCACCTTTGGTCGCTGCTGGCCGAGATGCAGTCCACCGCCCGCTGGGACAGCGAGGCGAAGGTATGGTGA
- a CDS encoding glutamine synthetase III — translation MNQDVDVITAGRNWRMNGKNGIAAAPVPDVASEIFASDVLTTEELRQRVSKPVWKSLLATIERGAPIDPAIADTVALAMKTWAMEKGATHYTHWFQPLTGATAEKHDSFITPTSDSSAIYQFGGKDLIQGEPDASSFPSGGLRATFEARGYTAWDPTSPAFIMRHSNGATLCIPTAFVSWTGEALDLKTPLLRSIEALNKAALKALRLFGVTDANKVSSTLGAEQEYFLIDEEFYFRRPDLVMTGRTLFGAKPPKGQELEDHYFGSIPDRVLSFMTDVERQLYALGVPVKTRHNEVAPGQYEIAPIFEHSNLAADHQQLIMQILRNTARRYGMVALLHEKPFAGINGSGKHCNWSMGTDTGVNLLDPGDTPHENMQFLFFCAAVIRAVDLHQDLLRISVASASNDHRLGANEAPPAIISIFLGAELTDIFERLVSGKGGSRKKAGLLGLGTPVLPPLPLHSGDRNRTSPFAFTGNKFEFRAVGSSQSISFPITVLNTIVAESVEVLTAQVEAAMKKKSFEDALLEVLKDTYKKHSRIVFNGDGYSEAWHQEAQRRGLLNLRTTLEAIELFNSKKNLELFSKYGVLNPRELEARQEIMYDQYFKTVNIEGETTEWIAQTQILPGVLAYLAELTALGGSSRAATRTIEQVAKAADALSDALEELKKQNAELGGDDVHSKAYHVRDNVLPAMAAVRKAADALERIVADKHWPLPSYREMLFVK, via the coding sequence ATGAACCAGGACGTAGATGTGATTACCGCAGGACGCAATTGGCGCATGAACGGCAAGAATGGGATCGCGGCCGCACCGGTCCCCGACGTAGCCAGCGAGATCTTCGCCAGCGACGTACTCACCACCGAGGAGCTGCGCCAGCGCGTTTCCAAGCCGGTGTGGAAGTCGCTCTTGGCCACCATCGAGCGGGGGGCGCCCATCGACCCGGCCATCGCCGACACCGTGGCGCTGGCCATGAAGACCTGGGCCATGGAGAAAGGAGCCACCCACTACACCCACTGGTTCCAGCCGCTCACCGGAGCCACCGCGGAAAAACACGACAGCTTCATCACCCCCACCTCGGATAGCTCGGCCATCTACCAGTTCGGCGGTAAGGACCTGATCCAGGGCGAACCGGACGCCTCCTCGTTCCCCTCCGGAGGCTTGCGCGCGACCTTCGAAGCGCGGGGCTACACCGCCTGGGACCCCACCTCTCCGGCGTTTATCATGCGCCACTCCAACGGGGCCACGCTGTGTATCCCCACCGCCTTTGTGAGCTGGACGGGGGAGGCCTTGGACCTCAAAACCCCCCTCCTACGCAGCATCGAAGCCCTCAACAAGGCCGCCCTCAAGGCGCTGCGGCTGTTTGGGGTGACCGATGCCAACAAGGTGAGCAGCACCCTGGGGGCCGAACAGGAGTATTTCCTCATCGACGAGGAGTTCTACTTCCGCCGCCCCGATCTGGTGATGACCGGGCGCACCCTGTTCGGGGCTAAGCCGCCCAAGGGGCAAGAGCTCGAGGACCACTACTTCGGCTCCATCCCCGACCGGGTGCTCTCCTTCATGACCGATGTGGAGCGCCAGCTCTACGCCCTGGGGGTGCCGGTGAAGACCCGGCACAACGAGGTAGCCCCCGGCCAGTACGAAATCGCGCCCATCTTCGAACACTCCAACCTGGCCGCCGACCACCAGCAGCTCATCATGCAGATCCTGCGCAACACCGCCCGCCGCTACGGCATGGTGGCGCTGTTGCATGAGAAACCCTTCGCCGGGATCAACGGCTCGGGCAAGCACTGCAACTGGAGCATGGGCACCGATACCGGGGTGAACCTCCTCGACCCGGGTGACACCCCGCACGAGAACATGCAGTTTTTGTTCTTCTGTGCGGCGGTGATCCGCGCGGTGGACCTCCATCAAGACCTCTTGCGCATCAGCGTGGCCTCGGCTTCCAACGACCACCGCCTGGGGGCCAACGAAGCCCCGCCCGCGATCATCTCGATCTTCCTGGGGGCCGAGCTCACCGATATCTTTGAGCGCCTCGTCAGCGGGAAGGGAGGCTCACGCAAGAAAGCCGGGCTCCTGGGGCTAGGTACCCCGGTGCTGCCCCCGCTGCCCCTACATTCCGGCGACCGCAACCGCACCTCTCCCTTCGCCTTCACCGGCAATAAGTTCGAGTTCCGCGCGGTGGGCTCGAGCCAGAGCATCTCCTTCCCTATCACCGTCCTCAACACCATCGTGGCCGAGTCGGTGGAGGTCCTCACGGCCCAGGTTGAGGCAGCCATGAAGAAGAAATCCTTCGAGGATGCGCTTTTGGAGGTGCTCAAAGATACCTACAAGAAGCACAGCCGGATCGTCTTCAACGGCGACGGCTACTCCGAGGCCTGGCACCAGGAAGCCCAGCGGCGTGGTCTGTTGAACCTGCGCACCACGCTCGAGGCCATCGAACTGTTCAACAGCAAGAAAAACCTCGAGCTGTTCTCCAAATACGGGGTGCTCAACCCGCGCGAGCTGGAGGCCCGCCAGGAGATCATGTACGACCAGTACTTCAAGACGGTGAACATCGAAGGGGAGACCACCGAGTGGATCGCCCAGACCCAGATTTTACCCGGAGTACTCGCCTACTTAGCCGAGCTCACCGCTTTAGGAGGCAGTTCGCGGGCAGCGACTCGCACCATCGAGCAGGTGGCCAAGGCTGCCGATGCCCTCTCTGATGCGCTAGAAGAGCTGAAAAAGCAAAACGCCGAGCTGGGCGGTGACGACGTGCACTCCAAGGCCTACCACGTGCGCGACAATGTGCTGCCCGCTATGGCCGCGGTGCGCAAGGCCGCCGATGCCCTCGAGCGTATCGTGGCGGACAAGCACTGGCCCTTGCCTAGCTACCGGGAGATGCTATTCGTCAAGTAG
- a CDS encoding nucleoside phosphorylase, which produces MQRLYHIGFGKEDLGATPPTLAILSGDPDRASLIAQRWLHDSKVLSENRGLASYLGNLPNGRPVISATSGMGAPSLSIVVNELVQLGIRTIIRVGTCGSIQDHVPPGSVVISQAALARQGAANDIAPPEYPASADPFLTVALVEAAQALGIEYHLGITASVDTFYEGQERTDSANPHLLRTLQGITEEYRKLRILNYEMEAGTLFKMGNVYGFAAACVCGVIAQRTRSEQPVLEAKAQAVDRAIRVALAAAERFA; this is translated from the coding sequence ATGCAGCGCCTATACCACATCGGTTTCGGCAAGGAGGACCTCGGCGCCACCCCACCCACCCTGGCCATCCTGAGCGGCGACCCTGACCGGGCCAGCCTGATCGCGCAGCGGTGGCTGCACGATAGCAAAGTCCTCTCGGAGAACCGGGGGCTCGCCAGCTACTTGGGAAACTTGCCCAACGGTAGGCCGGTGATCTCGGCGACCAGCGGGATGGGCGCACCGTCTTTGAGCATCGTGGTGAACGAGCTGGTCCAGCTGGGCATCCGCACCATCATCCGGGTGGGAACCTGCGGCTCGATCCAAGACCATGTGCCGCCCGGGAGCGTCGTGATCAGCCAGGCTGCCCTAGCCCGCCAGGGTGCGGCCAACGACATCGCCCCGCCCGAATACCCGGCCAGCGCCGACCCCTTCCTCACCGTGGCCTTGGTGGAAGCCGCCCAAGCCTTGGGCATCGAGTACCATTTAGGGATCACCGCCTCGGTGGATACCTTTTACGAAGGGCAAGAGCGCACCGACTCCGCCAACCCCCACCTGCTCCGGACCCTTCAGGGCATCACCGAGGAGTACCGCAAGCTGCGCATCCTAAACTATGAGATGGAGGCGGGAACGCTCTTCAAGATGGGCAACGTCTACGGGTTCGCCGCGGCCTGCGTTTGCGGGGTGATCGCCCAGCGCACCCGCTCCGAACAGCCGGTGCTCGAGGCCAAAGCCCAAGCGGTGGACCGGGCCATCCGTGTCGCGTTGGCCGCGGCGGAACGCTTCGCCTAA
- the paaA gene encoding 1,2-phenylacetyl-CoA epoxidase subunit PaaA: MPGKFGKPTDPDYETRLAEFEARIARGEKIEPGDWMPEEYRRQLVRMISQHAHSEVVGMLPEGAWITRAPSLKRKMILIAKVQDEAGHGQYLYHAAETLGVTREEMLDALLSGKAKYSSIFNYPTLTWADIGTIGWLVDGAAIKNQTMLAQCSYGPYSRAMVRICAEETFHHKQGKEMVITYAKGTPKQRAMAQDAINRWWWPALMMLGPHDSDSPNTPTLVRWGIKTKTNDQVRQEFINEHAPEILEAGLTLPDPELRYDEATGNWIHGPINWDEFWRVVNGNGPMNKERLEARRRAHAEGAWVREALAAYAARKQQAAVAV, translated from the coding sequence ATGCCTGGAAAGTTCGGAAAACCCACCGACCCCGATTACGAAACCCGCTTGGCCGAGTTTGAGGCCCGCATCGCCCGCGGAGAGAAGATCGAGCCCGGCGACTGGATGCCCGAGGAGTACCGCCGCCAGCTCGTGCGCATGATCTCGCAGCACGCCCACAGCGAGGTGGTGGGGATGCTGCCGGAGGGGGCCTGGATCACCCGGGCACCCAGCCTCAAGCGCAAGATGATCCTCATCGCCAAGGTGCAGGACGAGGCCGGGCACGGGCAGTACCTCTACCACGCCGCCGAGACGCTGGGCGTCACGCGGGAGGAGATGCTGGACGCCTTACTCTCCGGCAAGGCCAAATACTCCTCCATCTTCAACTACCCCACCCTCACCTGGGCCGACATCGGCACCATCGGCTGGCTGGTGGACGGGGCGGCCATCAAGAACCAGACCATGCTGGCGCAATGCTCTTACGGGCCTTATAGCCGCGCGATGGTGCGCATCTGCGCCGAGGAGACCTTCCACCACAAGCAGGGCAAGGAGATGGTGATCACCTACGCCAAGGGCACCCCCAAGCAGCGCGCCATGGCCCAGGACGCCATCAACCGCTGGTGGTGGCCGGCCTTGATGATGCTGGGCCCCCACGACTCCGACTCGCCCAACACCCCCACGCTGGTGCGGTGGGGCATCAAGACCAAGACCAACGACCAAGTCAGGCAGGAGTTCATCAACGAGCACGCGCCGGAGATCTTGGAGGCCGGCCTCACCCTCCCCGACCCCGAGTTGCGCTACGACGAGGCCACCGGCAACTGGATTCACGGCCCCATCAACTGGGACGAGTTCTGGAGGGTGGTGAATGGCAACGGCCCCATGAACAAGGAGCGGCTCGAGGCCAGGCGCCGGGCCCACGCCGAAGGCGCCTGGGTGCGCGAGGCGCTGGCGGCCTATGCGGCGCGGAAGCAGCAGGCCGCGGTCGCGGTTTGA
- a CDS encoding phenylacetic acid degradation protein, with protein sequence MDTQWPRWEVFKQDTPAKPHQAVGSVHAVDPEHALLTARDVFARRPQAVSLWVAPASAIFSATKEELAEGQTPNAKRPEAPSVSEKYLIFRKTSHKRSMTFVDYVGELEATSPEDALKRAMERFTDAPALAWWVVPASSVTKSEDTPETVESWFAPAKDKTYKQQSYYGVVGSHVSKFKRPRGEEDE encoded by the coding sequence ATGGACACACAGTGGCCCCGCTGGGAAGTCTTCAAACAGGACACCCCTGCTAAGCCCCATCAGGCGGTGGGCTCGGTGCATGCGGTGGATCCCGAACATGCCCTGCTCACTGCGCGTGACGTCTTCGCCCGCCGGCCCCAGGCGGTGAGCCTGTGGGTGGCCCCCGCCTCGGCGATCTTCTCGGCGACGAAGGAAGAGCTGGCCGAAGGCCAAACGCCAAACGCTAAACGCCCCGAAGCGCCATCGGTTAGCGAGAAGTACTTGATCTTCCGCAAGACTTCCCACAAGCGCTCGATGACCTTCGTGGACTACGTGGGCGAGCTCGAGGCCACCTCCCCCGAGGACGCGCTAAAGCGGGCCATGGAGCGCTTTACCGACGCCCCGGCGCTGGCGTGGTGGGTGGTACCTGCCTCGAGCGTGACCAAGAGCGAGGACACTCCCGAGACCGTCGAGAGCTGGTTCGCCCCGGCCAAAGACAAGACCTACAAGCAGCAGTCGTACTACGGTGTGGTGGGTTCGCACGTGAGCAAGTTCAAGCGTCCACGGGGGGAAGAGGATGAATGA
- a CDS encoding type II toxin-antitoxin system RelE/ParE family toxin translates to MAVLDDPRSLGEALRGPELGKFWKYRVGDYRLICHLQDRRIAILVLRVGHRRDIYR, encoded by the coding sequence GTGGCCGTACTGGATGATCCCCGCAGCCTCGGAGAGGCGTTGCGCGGACCAGAGCTGGGTAAGTTCTGGAAGTACCGGGTAGGCGATTATCGGCTGATCTGCCACCTCCAAGACCGGAGGATCGCCATCCTGGTTTTGCGGGTGGGGCATCGCCGGGACATCTACCGCTGA
- a CDS encoding carbohydrate kinase family protein: MGGLEAVSVGIVVADVVARPVQGSAGRGQLELVEEILLCSGGSAASTGYALARFGISSAVIGRVGQDGFGDFLANEAARHGAQSLLIRDPQAATSATQVLVDPEGERTFIHAIGANARLTPADVPLAELRARGAKLLHLAGFFALPGMDDPEGAPAARLLAQALELGFLTSLDNVWDATGRWERIHAVLPYSDFFFPSIHDARHITGKWEPKAVAEELFALGVRQVVALKMGPEGAWVISRRGERYRLGALAVPAVDGTGAGDAFIAGFLAGWLRGRGLCECGQLGSAAGAMCVRAVGAMPGITDWAELESMAQQVPVLSGGDL; this comes from the coding sequence GTGGGCGGCCTGGAAGCGGTCAGCGTAGGCATCGTGGTGGCCGATGTGGTGGCGCGGCCGGTGCAGGGCAGCGCTGGGAGGGGCCAGCTCGAGCTGGTCGAGGAGATCCTGCTGTGCTCAGGAGGGTCGGCAGCCAGCACCGGCTACGCGCTGGCCCGCTTCGGCATCTCCAGCGCGGTGATCGGGCGGGTGGGCCAGGATGGCTTCGGGGACTTCCTGGCAAACGAGGCCGCTCGGCACGGGGCCCAAAGCCTATTGATCCGTGACCCCCAGGCCGCGACCTCGGCCACCCAGGTCCTGGTGGACCCTGAAGGGGAGCGCACCTTCATCCACGCCATCGGGGCCAACGCCCGGCTCACCCCTGCGGACGTGCCCTTGGCGGAACTCAGGGCTCGAGGGGCAAAGCTCCTGCACCTGGCGGGGTTCTTTGCCCTGCCGGGGATGGATGATCCAGAGGGTGCTCCGGCGGCCAGGCTTCTGGCCCAGGCCTTGGAGCTGGGGTTTCTTACCTCGCTTGACAACGTTTGGGACGCTACGGGGCGCTGGGAGCGGATCCACGCGGTCTTGCCCTATAGCGACTTCTTCTTTCCCTCCATCCACGACGCTCGACACATCACCGGGAAGTGGGAGCCAAAGGCGGTGGCGGAGGAGCTTTTCGCCCTGGGGGTACGGCAGGTGGTCGCGCTCAAGATGGGGCCGGAGGGGGCTTGGGTGATCAGCCGGAGAGGGGAGCGGTATCGCCTAGGCGCCCTGGCGGTGCCGGCAGTGGATGGCACCGGGGCCGGGGATGCCTTCATTGCGGGGTTTCTGGCCGGGTGGCTGCGGGGGCGGGGGCTCTGCGAATGCGGCCAGCTGGGCAGCGCCGCCGGGGCTATGTGCGTACGGGCGGTGGGGGCCATGCCGGGCATTACCGACTGGGCGGAACTCGAGTCCATGGCCCAGCAGGTCCCGGTGCTGTCAGGAGGTGACCTGTGA
- a CDS encoding D-lyxose/D-mannose family sugar isomerase, whose product MKRSEINRAIREGEAFIRQMGFFLPPFARWTPQEWAAKGPEVAEIVERGLGWDVTDFGLGAYEEKGVLLFTLRNGTLEELGRGEGKVYCEKILVCQPGQLVLHHFHWRKTEDIINRGGGKLEVVLHQADAHEGFSREDVRVNCDGVWRTVPAGGAVVLAPGESITLRPYQYHQFRALEAPVLVGEVSTVNDDLTDNRFYEAVGRFPTVEEDEEPYRLLVGDYPRYCRLP is encoded by the coding sequence GTGAAACGTTCCGAGATCAACCGTGCCATCCGCGAGGGGGAAGCCTTCATCCGCCAGATGGGCTTTTTCCTGCCCCCCTTCGCCCGCTGGACCCCACAGGAGTGGGCTGCCAAAGGTCCCGAAGTGGCCGAGATCGTCGAACGGGGTCTGGGCTGGGACGTCACCGACTTCGGCCTTGGCGCATACGAGGAAAAGGGGGTGTTGCTCTTCACCCTGCGCAACGGGACCCTGGAGGAGCTGGGGCGCGGCGAAGGCAAGGTCTACTGCGAGAAGATCTTGGTCTGCCAACCGGGACAGCTCGTGCTGCACCACTTCCACTGGCGCAAAACGGAGGACATCATCAACCGCGGCGGGGGGAAGCTCGAGGTCGTCTTGCACCAGGCCGATGCGCATGAAGGTTTCTCCCGAGAGGACGTGCGGGTGAACTGCGACGGGGTCTGGCGCACCGTGCCTGCGGGCGGTGCGGTGGTCTTGGCGCCCGGGGAGTCCATCACCCTTAGGCCCTACCAGTACCACCAGTTTCGCGCGCTCGAGGCCCCGGTGCTCGTCGGAGAGGTCTCCACCGTCAACGACGACCTCACCGACAACCGCTTCTACGAAGCGGTAGGCCGCTTCCCCACCGTGGAGGAGGACGAGGAACCCTACCGGCTGTTGGTAGGAGATTACCCTCGGTACTGCCGCCTCCCCTGA